One Thermofilum pendens Hrk 5 DNA segment encodes these proteins:
- a CDS encoding MBL fold metallo-hydrolase translates to MQGVTVLVDHGVVVQGGRATVVFDPTRTPALKPSVVIVSHAHSDHYSLRALRSLPNTPIVMSRATREIIDPSLRLRNVVYIEDGEEVEVEGVRIDAFSSGHIVGSLQFLIELEGKRIVFTGDFNLEKRLVLKPASVVRADVVIIDGTYGSPEYVFPPRTELYRGLVEFVKSRMEEGTPVLLKGRRVGVAQELTALMYMSMDVVPLVEESVASVNRVYEKYGEWLGKYAPWVGSIPERAGPVITHLASRHDARLPHCLCTGWAVKGGGFPLSSHADFSQIVRYVRDSGAEVAIPFCGYRSELAESLKRLLGVEAYAEREVTIT, encoded by the coding sequence ATGCAAGGCGTCACAGTGCTCGTTGATCACGGTGTCGTTGTACAGGGCGGCAGAGCCACCGTTGTATTTGACCCCACGAGAACGCCCGCCCTAAAGCCGAGCGTAGTCATAGTATCCCACGCGCACAGTGATCACTACTCGCTTAGAGCGCTAAGGTCGCTCCCCAACACCCCGATAGTTATGAGCAGAGCCACCAGGGAAATCATAGACCCCTCCCTCAGGCTTCGGAATGTCGTATACATCGAGGACGGAGAGGAGGTGGAAGTAGAGGGTGTTCGCATAGATGCGTTTAGCTCGGGGCATATAGTTGGAAGCCTACAATTCTTAATCGAGCTCGAAGGTAAGCGGATCGTGTTCACGGGGGATTTCAACCTCGAGAAAAGGCTTGTCCTAAAACCGGCCAGCGTGGTGAGAGCAGACGTGGTCATAATCGATGGGACCTACGGTTCCCCTGAGTACGTCTTCCCCCCGAGAACAGAGCTGTACCGTGGACTAGTAGAATTCGTGAAGAGCAGGATGGAGGAGGGGACTCCCGTACTCCTTAAAGGTAGGAGGGTGGGAGTAGCCCAGGAGTTGACGGCACTGATGTACATGTCAATGGATGTCGTTCCGCTGGTGGAGGAGAGCGTGGCGTCCGTGAATAGGGTTTATGAGAAGTACGGAGAATGGCTCGGAAAATACGCTCCGTGGGTGGGCAGTATTCCGGAGCGTGCAGGGCCTGTGATCACGCACCTTGCCTCTAGGCACGATGCCAGGCTACCACACTGCCTCTGCACGGGGTGGGCCGTTAAGGGGGGTGGTTTCCCACTGTCGTCCCATGCAGACTTCTCGCAGATAGTGAGGTACGTAAGGGATAGCGGCGCCGAGGTTGCCATACCGTTCTGCGGCTATAGAAGCGAGTTGGCAGAGTCCTTAAAGAGGCTTTTAGGAGTCGAGGCTTACGCGGAAAGAGAGGTGACGATCACCTGA
- a CDS encoding S-methyl-5'-thioadenosine phosphorylase — MEKVKIGIIGGSGLYSPDFLTNPKEEKIYTPYGPPSSHVVIGEIAGRKVAFIPRHGKRHEIPPHKVNYRANIYALKELGVERLISVSAVGSLREDYKPGDFVCTDQFIDMTKGRVYTFYDGPVVAHVSMADPFCPELRELCIRSARKLGITMHEKGTYICIEGPRFSTRAESRLWRQFGADIIGMTLVPEVNLAREARMCFLNIAMVTDYDVWAEKPVTAHEVARVMAENTEKVKRLLADLIPSIPEERKCQCARALDEALI, encoded by the coding sequence ATGGAGAAAGTAAAGATTGGCATCATAGGAGGAAGCGGCCTCTATTCTCCGGACTTCCTGACTAACCCCAAGGAGGAGAAAATCTACACACCGTATGGCCCGCCCTCCTCTCACGTGGTTATAGGGGAAATCGCTGGGAGAAAGGTTGCATTCATACCCAGGCACGGTAAGAGACACGAGATACCACCACACAAGGTCAACTACCGCGCCAACATATACGCTCTCAAGGAGCTTGGAGTAGAGAGACTTATCTCCGTCTCGGCGGTGGGAAGCCTACGCGAGGATTACAAGCCCGGAGACTTTGTATGCACGGACCAGTTTATCGACATGACTAAGGGTAGGGTGTATACGTTCTACGATGGCCCGGTCGTGGCACATGTATCGATGGCAGACCCCTTCTGCCCCGAGCTTAGGGAGCTCTGTATAAGGAGCGCTAGAAAGCTGGGCATAACTATGCACGAGAAAGGCACCTACATCTGCATTGAGGGGCCGAGGTTCTCCACCAGGGCGGAATCCAGGCTATGGCGCCAGTTCGGCGCCGACATCATAGGCATGACGCTCGTACCCGAGGTTAACCTTGCGAGAGAAGCCAGGATGTGCTTCCTAAACATCGCAATGGTAACTGACTACGACGTCTGGGCCGAGAAACCAGTAACAGCTCACGAAGTAGCAAGGGTTATGGCGGAGAACACAGAAAAGGTGAAGAGGCTCCTAGCAGACCTTATACCGAGCATACCTGAGGAAAGAAAGTGTCAATGCGCACGCGCACTCGACGAAGCACTCATTTAG
- a CDS encoding tRNA (N(6)-L-threonylcarbamoyladenosine(37)-C(2))-methylthiotransferase: MARVYIETFGCWLNKGESNIMATLLKRRGHKVVESIENADVVILNTCAVRGDTETKIFRRLRELEELRQKRGFRLVVSGCLVNVRPKSILDVAPSASLVEPDAIEKIPEVVESEDKLLIVRQYKASRNVLPDYSGGAVHVVPIESGCLGSCAFCIEWVTRGTGVKSYPIDVIIENVRAAVSKGAREIFLTGQDVAAYGYDLGTNLYELVKRILEEVDGEYRVRLGMMEPMLLGRFLKNLLELFRDERLYRYFHIPAQSGDDKVLRLMRRKYTVEEYKGIVNTIRGSGWKFSIVTDIIVGFPGEGEAEFQNTLKFLREVMFDKVHVARYTFRPFTEGYVMSGVPEPVKKQRSRLASRVALEVAYEINRSYVGEEREVVVEGTSIRGDLVGRTIEYKPVVIKDQEARVGEIVRVKIVDATPVSLIGKVLA, encoded by the coding sequence ATGGCGCGAGTCTACATCGAGACCTTTGGCTGCTGGCTCAATAAAGGAGAAAGCAACATAATGGCAACACTGCTCAAGAGGAGAGGACACAAGGTAGTAGAAAGTATCGAGAACGCAGACGTAGTCATACTCAATACCTGTGCAGTTAGAGGAGACACCGAGACGAAAATTTTCAGGAGGCTAAGAGAGCTGGAAGAATTAAGGCAAAAGAGGGGGTTTAGGCTCGTAGTCAGCGGGTGCCTCGTCAACGTACGCCCTAAGAGCATACTTGACGTCGCGCCCAGCGCTTCACTAGTGGAGCCCGACGCTATCGAAAAAATACCCGAGGTTGTCGAATCCGAGGACAAGCTTCTCATCGTTCGGCAGTATAAAGCTTCCCGAAACGTGCTTCCAGACTACAGCGGGGGGGCCGTCCACGTCGTGCCAATAGAGAGCGGATGCCTCGGCTCCTGTGCTTTCTGCATCGAATGGGTTACACGGGGTACCGGCGTTAAGAGCTACCCGATCGATGTGATAATTGAGAACGTGAGGGCCGCTGTCTCTAAGGGTGCTAGGGAAATCTTCCTAACAGGCCAGGACGTAGCAGCCTACGGCTACGACTTGGGGACAAACCTCTACGAGCTCGTGAAGAGGATACTTGAGGAGGTGGACGGAGAGTACAGGGTTAGGCTCGGCATGATGGAGCCCATGCTCTTGGGGAGGTTTCTCAAAAATCTCTTGGAGCTTTTCAGAGACGAGAGGCTTTACAGGTACTTCCATATCCCAGCGCAGTCTGGAGACGACAAAGTGCTGAGGCTCATGCGGCGCAAATACACAGTAGAGGAGTATAAGGGGATCGTGAACACGATCAGAGGCTCAGGGTGGAAGTTCAGCATAGTCACGGACATAATAGTGGGGTTCCCGGGAGAGGGTGAGGCGGAGTTTCAAAATACCCTAAAGTTCCTAAGGGAAGTAATGTTCGACAAGGTGCACGTTGCTCGCTACACGTTTAGGCCCTTTACGGAGGGGTACGTGATGTCGGGTGTACCTGAGCCCGTGAAGAAGCAGAGGAGCAGGCTTGCCTCGAGGGTCGCCTTAGAAGTCGCGTACGAGATAAACAGGAGCTACGTGGGAGAAGAGAGGGAAGTTGTAGTGGAGGGCACCTCTATCCGCGGAGACCTTGTTGGAAGAACGATAGAGTATAAGCCTGTCGTTATTAAGGATCAAGAAGCAAGGGTCGGGGAGATAGTTAGAGTGAAGATAGTCGACGCCACGCCGGTCAGCCTAATAGGCAAAGTGCTTGCTTAG
- the ahcY gene encoding adenosylhomocysteinase, with protein sequence MEYRVKDISLAPKGRLMVEWAERHMAVLRSIKESFSERQPLKGVKIAACMHVTKETAVLMLTLKAAGAEIALAASNPLSTQDPVAAYLASEGVSVFAWKGMTEREYFESIARAASIEPDITMDDGGDLTVMLHKLSIGEAKGLDYEVAKEIVPPDAYKRVVGGTEETTTGVIRLRALEREGKLLYPVIAVNDSMTKYMFDNRFGTGQSTLDGILRATNILLAGKNVVVAGYGWVGRGIAWRARGMGARVIVVEADPIKALEAYYEGFYVTDMREASKIGDVFITATGNRDVVREEHFLEMRDGAILANAGHFNVEISVEDLERISTSKRRINENVEEYTLRNGKKLYLLSEGRLVNLAAAEGHPSEVMDLSFGNQALAVHLLWKKKGKLKPKVYRLPAQLDRRIALIKLKSLGVRIERLTPKQVEYLRSWTA encoded by the coding sequence ATGGAGTACCGTGTGAAGGACATCTCGCTAGCGCCTAAGGGAAGGCTGATGGTCGAATGGGCTGAAAGGCACATGGCCGTTCTTAGGTCTATAAAGGAGTCGTTCTCGGAGAGGCAGCCGCTCAAGGGGGTCAAGATAGCGGCGTGCATGCATGTAACCAAGGAAACCGCTGTGCTCATGCTTACACTAAAGGCTGCCGGTGCAGAGATAGCACTCGCGGCTTCAAACCCGCTCTCGACGCAGGACCCTGTAGCCGCGTATCTTGCGAGCGAGGGTGTAAGCGTGTTTGCCTGGAAGGGTATGACTGAAAGGGAGTACTTCGAGTCTATTGCTCGGGCTGCATCAATAGAGCCGGATATCACTATGGACGATGGGGGAGACCTAACGGTAATGCTTCACAAACTGAGCATTGGAGAGGCTAAGGGGCTGGACTACGAGGTTGCCAAAGAAATTGTTCCACCGGATGCCTACAAGCGCGTAGTCGGAGGAACGGAGGAAACGACGACGGGGGTTATACGTCTAAGAGCCCTCGAGAGAGAAGGCAAGCTTCTCTACCCAGTCATCGCTGTAAACGACTCGATGACGAAGTACATGTTCGACAACCGCTTCGGTACGGGGCAGTCCACCCTTGACGGGATACTCAGGGCTACAAACATCCTCCTCGCCGGGAAGAACGTGGTAGTCGCGGGTTACGGCTGGGTCGGGCGCGGAATAGCCTGGAGGGCTAGGGGCATGGGCGCCCGTGTCATCGTCGTGGAGGCTGACCCTATAAAGGCTCTCGAGGCCTACTACGAAGGCTTCTACGTTACAGACATGCGCGAGGCGTCCAAGATTGGCGACGTGTTCATAACCGCTACGGGAAACAGAGACGTTGTACGCGAAGAGCACTTCCTGGAAATGCGGGACGGGGCAATACTCGCGAATGCAGGGCACTTCAACGTGGAGATCTCTGTCGAGGACCTCGAGAGAATCTCTACGTCCAAGAGAAGGATTAACGAAAACGTGGAGGAATATACTCTTAGGAACGGTAAAAAGCTCTACCTGCTCTCCGAGGGAAGGCTCGTCAACTTGGCCGCGGCGGAAGGGCATCCCAGCGAGGTCATGGACCTCTCATTTGGTAACCAGGCGCTGGCAGTTCACCTCCTCTGGAAGAAGAAGGGAAAACTCAAGCCAAAGGTTTACAGGCTACCTGCTCAGCTGGACAGAAGAATAGCGTTGATCAAGTTGAAGTCCCTGGGAGTAAGGATAGAGAGGCTGACGCCGAAGCAGGTAGAATACTTAAGGAGCTGGACCGCGTAA
- the endA gene encoding tRNA-intron lyase encodes MIAKYFRDTDPDMHTGHCMHGKPPSECTKIEAVLLGTRVVVLDPLQGNQLYFKGGFYGRFFTVPKPKLPDVRKELELSLFDAMYLLEQGCLDLKREDGSPVSPSELFELASRIYENFYDAYAVYKDLRGRGYVVKSGMKFGSTFAVYQFGPGIDHSIFLVDVLKYNDKLDPIQIIRAGRLSHSVRKHFILAYRDPVDGKIQYFSFRWLM; translated from the coding sequence TTGATCGCAAAGTATTTCAGAGACACAGACCCCGACATGCACACGGGACACTGTATGCATGGAAAGCCTCCCTCGGAGTGCACGAAGATAGAGGCAGTCCTCCTCGGAACGAGGGTGGTAGTACTGGATCCTCTTCAAGGAAACCAGTTGTACTTCAAAGGAGGTTTCTACGGACGCTTCTTCACGGTGCCCAAGCCGAAGCTCCCAGACGTACGCAAAGAGCTAGAACTGTCTCTTTTCGACGCAATGTACCTTCTGGAACAGGGCTGCCTAGACCTTAAAAGAGAGGACGGGAGCCCTGTTTCTCCCTCGGAGCTTTTCGAGCTTGCATCCAGAATCTATGAAAACTTCTACGACGCTTATGCTGTTTACAAGGACCTGAGGGGAAGAGGCTACGTAGTGAAGTCGGGAATGAAATTCGGTTCCACGTTTGCCGTGTACCAGTTCGGTCCCGGCATTGACCACTCGATCTTCTTGGTGGATGTCTTGAAGTATAACGACAAGCTTGACCCTATACAGATCATAAGGGCTGGGAGACTTTCGCATTCCGTGAGGAAACACTTCATACTCGCTTATAGAGACCCGGTAGACGGAAAGATTCAATACTTCTCGTTTAGGTGGCTTATGTAG
- a CDS encoding phosphoribosyltransferase, which produces MVLSRANHLPAHVTKNCATKAFSSCTVKLYVTTKTKVNTKLVLWEEVVEWCRSLAEKVKSSGFTPDIVVAIARGGYVPARLLCDFLDVHDLASIQVLHWGRAAEITSVAHVKYPYQLNLSGKRVLLVDDIVDTGDSVIVARDYILSNWKPAELKIAAMQWISPVAKIKPDFYVEEVKEWVWYQYPWTRAEDTTNFLEKIVSEGRKTGKTEWTFEELVSEFREIYGIDVGEKYYRLALNRLVEMGLLEKKGERYIAR; this is translated from the coding sequence ATGGTCTTATCGCGTGCGAACCACTTGCCCGCTCATGTGACTAAGAATTGCGCGACGAAAGCTTTTTCTTCATGCACAGTAAAACTCTATGTGACAACAAAAACAAAGGTTAACACTAAGTTAGTTCTATGGGAAGAGGTCGTCGAATGGTGCAGGTCTTTAGCTGAAAAAGTGAAGTCCTCGGGGTTTACGCCGGACATTGTGGTGGCGATAGCTAGGGGTGGGTACGTCCCGGCGAGGCTTCTCTGCGACTTTCTAGACGTGCACGACCTAGCAAGCATTCAGGTTCTGCACTGGGGGAGAGCTGCGGAGATAACCTCGGTGGCGCACGTCAAGTATCCTTACCAGCTCAACCTCTCGGGGAAGAGGGTTTTGCTCGTAGACGATATAGTGGATACCGGGGACTCAGTAATCGTGGCTAGGGATTACATACTCTCCAACTGGAAGCCTGCAGAGCTTAAAATCGCGGCTATGCAGTGGATCTCTCCCGTAGCTAAGATAAAGCCCGACTTTTACGTGGAAGAGGTGAAAGAGTGGGTCTGGTACCAGTACCCGTGGACACGCGCAGAGGACACTACCAACTTCCTCGAGAAGATAGTATCCGAAGGGCGGAAAACAGGTAAAACCGAGTGGACTTTCGAGGAACTGGTCTCGGAGTTCAGAGAGATCTACGGGATAGACGTCGGCGAGAAGTACTACCGGTTAGCGCTGAACAGGTTGGTGGAGATGGGATTGCTGGAAAAGAAAGGGGAGAGGTATATAGCGAGGTAA